Proteins encoded within one genomic window of Bradyrhizobium sp. 186:
- a CDS encoding amidohydrolase family protein, translated as MSTSLIRSRAIIAQALDRQTWQQIDDGAVLQEDGVIAAVGTYADLRKRYPNTAVIGSGDEIMLPGFVNGHHHVGLTPVQLGSPDMPLELWFITRMVTRNLNIYLDTLYSAFEMIASGITTVQHIHGWMPGTLSEVEAKAEQVVRAYEDIGMRVSYCYAVRDQNRLVYQADDAFVASLPKELQGPMKRWFERFKLGLDDAIGMFESMYARHNNKPRVKIQLAPANLHWCSDKALTVLSQTSKKYQVPMHMHLLETSMQKEYAWSRGGCTAVEYIDRFDMLGPHMTLGHGVWLSERDIARIAEAGACVCHNCSSNFRLRSGIAALNHFEAEGINTAIGLDEAGINDDRDMLQEMRLVLRAHRVPGIGDEVPTMAQVFRMASIGGARTTGFGEQIGTIAEGKAADLSLIDWKQISYPYLDEEMPMLDAVIQRAKTDGVRTVMCNGEVIYDNGRFTRVDRENALKTLHDELQHALSDDEVERRNLSKALLPHVKNFYTGYVDPAKHEPFYRQSSRI; from the coding sequence ATGTCCACCTCCCTCATTCGCAGCCGTGCCATCATCGCGCAGGCGCTGGATCGCCAGACTTGGCAACAGATCGACGACGGCGCCGTGCTGCAGGAGGACGGCGTCATCGCCGCCGTCGGCACCTACGCGGACCTGCGCAAGCGCTATCCGAACACGGCCGTGATTGGCAGCGGCGACGAGATCATGCTGCCGGGCTTCGTCAACGGTCACCATCACGTCGGACTGACCCCGGTGCAGCTGGGCTCGCCCGACATGCCGCTGGAATTGTGGTTCATCACCCGCATGGTGACGCGCAATCTCAACATCTATCTCGACACGCTCTATTCGGCGTTCGAGATGATCGCGTCCGGCATCACCACGGTGCAGCACATCCACGGCTGGATGCCGGGCACACTCAGTGAGGTGGAAGCCAAGGCCGAACAGGTCGTCCGCGCCTACGAGGATATCGGCATGCGGGTGTCCTACTGCTACGCAGTGCGTGATCAGAACCGACTGGTTTATCAGGCCGACGATGCGTTTGTCGCGAGCCTGCCGAAGGAGCTGCAGGGACCGATGAAGCGCTGGTTCGAGCGTTTCAAGCTCGGTCTCGACGACGCGATCGGCATGTTCGAATCGATGTACGCCCGCCACAACAACAAGCCGCGGGTGAAGATCCAGCTTGCGCCCGCGAACCTGCACTGGTGCTCCGACAAGGCGCTGACCGTGCTGTCGCAGACCTCAAAGAAATACCAGGTGCCGATGCACATGCACCTGCTCGAGACCTCGATGCAGAAGGAATATGCCTGGTCGCGCGGCGGCTGCACCGCAGTCGAATACATCGACCGCTTCGATATGCTCGGCCCGCACATGACGCTGGGCCACGGCGTCTGGCTCAGCGAAAGGGACATCGCGCGCATAGCGGAGGCCGGCGCTTGTGTGTGTCACAACTGCTCCTCCAATTTCCGGCTTCGCTCCGGCATCGCAGCGCTCAACCACTTCGAGGCCGAAGGGATCAACACCGCGATCGGTCTCGACGAAGCCGGCATTAACGACGACCGCGACATGCTGCAGGAGATGCGGCTGGTGCTGCGCGCCCATCGTGTGCCCGGCATCGGCGACGAGGTTCCCACCATGGCACAGGTGTTCCGGATGGCGAGCATCGGCGGCGCAAGGACAACCGGATTTGGTGAACAGATCGGGACAATCGCGGAAGGCAAAGCCGCCGATCTCTCCCTAATCGACTGGAAGCAGATTTCCTATCCGTATCTCGATGAGGAGATGCCGATGCTCGACGCGGTGATTCAGCGCGCCAAGACCGACGGCGTGCGCACCGTCATGTGCAACGGCGAAGTGATCTACGACAATGGCCGCTTCACGCGGGTCGATCGCGAGAACGCGCTCAAGACACTGCATGACGAACTGCAGCACGCGCTGAGCGATGATGAGGTCGAACGGCGCAATCTCTCCAAGGCGCTGCTGCCACATGTGAAGAACTTCTACACCGGCTATGTCGATCCCGCGAAACACGAGCCATTCTACCGGCAGAGCTCGCGAATCTGA
- a CDS encoding IS1634 family transposase gives MFVARIPNRNSPPAILLRESYREGDKIKSRTLANLSHWPDEKIDALRRVLKGEELVSPAEQLRIERSLPHGHVAAVLGMARQLGLHRLVPDKPRRLARLALALIVARVIEPAAKLATARQLSEATAAHSLGELLDLSAVDEDELYEALDLLGTAQPGIEATLAKRHLHDGSLVLYDLTSSYLEGRHCELARHGYSRDGRSDKLQIVFGLLCAADGCPVAVEVFEGNTADPSTLAAQVDKLKARFKLSRVVLVGDRGMITSARIEADLMPAGLDWITALRAPAIRKLAEDGGPLQLSLFDDRDMAEITSPDFPGERLIVCRNPDLADERRRKRGELLAATEKDLARVKAAVQRQRNPLRGEDEIGLKVGAVLGKRKMAKHFHLAITDTSFDFSRIEDAIANEASLDGFYVLRTNVPAENLDTAATVRAYKSLAQVERAFRTIKTVELEVRPIHHRLAGRVRAHVFLCMLAYYIVWHMRRALAPILFDDHDREAADAARVSPVAKARVSAAARTKANRKHTHDGRPVHSFRTLLQDLATLTRNIVRIGQDAPAAMLTSPTPLQQDVFNRLGIPIAP, from the coding sequence TCGCGAGGGCGACAAGATCAAGTCGCGCACGCTGGCCAACCTGTCGCATTGGCCGGATGAGAAGATCGATGCGCTGCGCCGCGTCCTGAAAGGCGAGGAGCTGGTCTCGCCGGCCGAGCAACTGCGGATCGAGCGCTCGCTGCCGCACGGCCACGTGGCCGCGGTGCTCGGCATGGCGCGCCAGCTCGGACTGCATCGCCTTGTCCCGGACAAGCCCAGACGGTTGGCCAGGCTGGCTTTGGCCTTGATCGTGGCACGGGTGATCGAACCGGCCGCCAAGCTGGCCACGGCGCGCCAGCTCAGCGAGGCGACGGCGGCGCATTCGCTGGGCGAACTGCTCGATCTCAGCGCCGTCGACGAGGACGAGCTTTACGAAGCGCTCGACCTGCTCGGCACGGCCCAACCGGGGATCGAGGCGACGCTCGCCAAGCGCCATCTGCATGACGGCTCGCTGGTGCTCTACGATCTCACCTCCAGCTATCTGGAGGGGCGACATTGCGAATTGGCGCGGCATGGTTACAGCCGCGACGGTCGTTCCGACAAGCTGCAGATCGTGTTCGGCTTGCTGTGCGCCGCCGACGGCTGCCCGGTGGCGGTGGAGGTGTTCGAAGGTAACACCGCCGACCCGAGCACGCTGGCCGCGCAAGTCGACAAACTGAAGGCCCGCTTCAAGCTGTCGCGTGTGGTACTGGTCGGCGATCGCGGCATGATCACCAGCGCCCGTATCGAAGCCGATCTGATGCCGGCCGGGCTCGATTGGATCACCGCTCTGCGGGCGCCGGCGATCCGCAAGCTCGCCGAGGACGGCGGCCCGCTGCAATTGTCGCTGTTCGACGATCGCGATATGGCCGAGATCACGTCCCCCGACTTCCCCGGCGAGCGCCTGATCGTGTGCCGCAACCCGGATCTGGCCGACGAGCGTCGGCGCAAGCGCGGCGAGTTGCTGGCGGCGACCGAGAAGGATCTCGCCCGCGTCAAGGCCGCCGTGCAGCGTCAGCGCAACCCCTTGCGCGGCGAGGATGAGATCGGTCTGAAGGTCGGCGCCGTGCTGGGCAAGCGTAAGATGGCCAAGCACTTCCACCTCGCCATCACCGACACTTCGTTCGACTTCAGTCGGATCGAGGATGCCATCGCCAACGAAGCGTCGCTCGACGGCTTCTATGTGCTACGGACCAACGTGCCGGCCGAGAACCTCGACACCGCCGCCACGGTGCGTGCCTACAAGAGCCTGGCCCAGGTCGAACGCGCCTTCCGCACCATCAAGACCGTCGAACTGGAGGTGCGCCCGATCCACCATCGCCTCGCTGGCCGCGTGCGCGCCCACGTCTTCCTCTGCATGCTCGCTTATTACATCGTCTGGCACATGCGCCGCGCGCTGGCCCCGATCCTGTTCGACGATCACGACCGCGAGGCCGCCGACGCCGCGCGCGTCTCGCCCGTCGCCAAGGCCAGAGTCTCGGCCGCGGCCAGAACCAAGGCTAATCGCAAGCACACCCACGATGGCCGGCCCGTGCACAGCTTTCGAACGCTGTTGCAGGATCTCGCCACGCTCACACGCAACATCGTTCGCATCGGTCAGGACGCCCCGGCCGCTATGCTCACAAGTCCAACCCCACTACAACAAGACGTCTTCAATCGGCTCGGCATTCCTATCGCCCCATAA